The following coding sequences lie in one Rutidosis leptorrhynchoides isolate AG116_Rl617_1_P2 chromosome 6, CSIRO_AGI_Rlap_v1, whole genome shotgun sequence genomic window:
- the LOC139854552 gene encoding uncharacterized protein encodes MYKIPRHTSEYLTELGDFMKVAEADRVNKENEKISCPCKKCQNFASYVDRDVITRHLIVYGFVEEYTCWSWHGELLVDSNPIVGEYNDDDHDATNVAVDEKFESDSDGYIDNLEDMLHDVDGNIDENNYDKFQQMFVDSEKILYSGCTKFTKLSAVLRLLNLKTNNGWSDKSFTELLKLLHEMLPDDNELPVSLYQAMKIMCPMGLEVERIHACPNDCMLYRNEYKDLHKCRVCGTSRYKSKDATKEVSSDVNKNGPPAKVLWYLPLIPRLKRLFANAKDARLLRWHAE; translated from the coding sequence ATGTATAAGATACCTCGTCATACTTCAGAATATCTCACGGAGTTGGGTGATTTTATGAAAGTTGCAGAAGCTGATCGTGTGAATAAAGAGAACGAGAAAATATCTTGCCCTTGTAAAAAATGTCAAAACTTCGCTAGTTATGTTGATCGCGATGTAATTACCCGACACCTAATAGTATACGGATTTGTGGAAGAGTATACGTGTTGGTCGTGGCACGGAGAATTATTAGTTGATAGTAACCCAATTGTTGGGGAGtataatgatgatgatcacgacGCTACTAATGTTGCTGTTGATGAAAAGTTCGAATCAGACAGTGATGGGTATATAGATAATCTTGAAGACATGTTACATGACGTGGATGGTAATATTGATGAAAACAACTATGATAAATTTCAACAAATGTTTGTCGACTCCGAAAAAATATTATATAGCGGGTGTACCAAGTTTACTAAGCTTTCTGCTGTACTGCGGTTGTTAAACTTAAAAACTAACAATGGTTGGAGTGACAAAAGTTTCACGGAACTTTTGAaattattacatgaaatgttacccGACGACAACGAGCTGCCCGTTTCATTATACCAAGCAATGAAAATTATGTGTCCAATGGGACTGGAAGTAGAAAGAATACATGCATGTCCGAATGATTGTATGTTGTATAGAAATGAGTATAAAGACCTACACAAATGTCGTGTATGTGGTACATCAAGGTATAAGTCAAAAGACGCAACAAAAGAAGTTAGTAGTGATGTGAATAAGAATGGACCCCCGGCTAAAGTTTTGTGGTATTTGCCTCTCATACCAAGATTAAAAAGGTTATTTGCGAATGCTAAAGATGCAAGGTTATTGCGTTGGCACGCCGAATAG
- the LOC139854550 gene encoding uncharacterized protein, with the protein MAEEKSHFQTTCVPKFDGDYDHWCLLMENLLRSKEYWQVIEEGYTEPGDRAKLSETEHISVDALKLKDLKAQNYLFQSIDKHILKTITQKNTVKQIWDAMKMKYRGNARVKRAQLQRLRRDFEMLEMKSGETVAAYFGRVMVTTNDMRNCGETMQDIQIVEKILRTLTNNFIPIVCSIEESKDLDTLTIDELQSSLLVHEQKLLKRVSDEQVLKVEHDTGRGRGRNSYGRGRGCGRGHGRSHTDKSTLECYRCHNMGHFAYECTSGKRVSNYAEFDENEELLSMAAVDAERKASKTVWFLDSAFSNHMTGVKD; encoded by the coding sequence ATGGCGGAAGAAAAAAGCCATTTTCAGACGACTTGTGTACCCAAGTTTGATGGGGATTATGATCACTGGTGCTTGTTGATGGAGAATCTTCTTCGGTCAAAGGAATATTGGCAAGTGATTGAAGAAGGGTACACTGAACCAGGAGATAGGGCAAAGCTATCAGAAACTGAACATATCAGTGTCGATGCGTTGAAATTAAAGGATTTGAAGGCACAGAATTATTTGTTTCAGTCAATTGATAAACATATTCTTAAGACGATCACTCAAAAGAATACGGTTAAGCAAATATGGGATGCTATGAAGATGAAGTATCGGGGAAATGCTCGTGTTAAACGAGCTCAACTCCAACGTTTAAGAAGAGACTTTGAAATGCTGGAGATGAAATCAGGAGAAACTGTTGCTGCATATTTTGGAAGAGTCATGGTAACAACAAATGATATGCGAAATTGTGGGGAAACTATGCAAGATATTCAAATCGTGGAGAAAATTCTCCGCACACTAACAAACAACTTCATACCTATTGTGTGCTCCATCGAAGAATCCAAGGATCTTGATACGTTAACTATTGATGAGCTTCAGAGCTCATTACTGGTTCATGAGCAGAAACTTCTAAAAAGAGTGTCAGACGAACAAGTTTTGAAGGTGGAACATGACACTGGAAGGGGACGAGGAAGAAACTCATATGGACGTGGACGTGGATGTGGTCGTGGACATGGTCGTTCACATACTGACAAGAGTACATTGGAATGCTATCGGTGTCACAACATGGGACACTTTGCATACGAATGTACTTCTGGGAAACGAGTTTCAAACTACGCAGAGTTTGATGAGAACGAAGAATTGTTGTCGATGGCAGCTGTAGATGCTGAAAGGAAAGCATCCAAAACAGTATGGTTTCTGGATTCGGCTTTTTCAAATCATATGACAGGGGTAAAAGATTAG